A DNA window from Sphaeramia orbicularis chromosome 22, fSphaOr1.1, whole genome shotgun sequence contains the following coding sequences:
- the cdca4 gene encoding cell division cycle-associated protein 4 — MFPKGTKRKFSDSGEEPVPSGDPGPVVSSAAAARTLSSSYSLQRQSLLDMSLIKLQLCHMLVEPNLCRSVLIANTVRQIQEEMTQDGTWQIMTQALAAAQCPADRLVATEVLCRQTDAAAQAGQSPKPFSVVGLEDGYRSEEAVMEGDVESEVNMSTLSPVSPQLTSASYLAGPFGMGPCWEEEEEECDEDEEEDSEECVSEGEDGDRDHLTADSRTGEQVFGTFEIKHPAPPPDPALEELFSDVDPSYYDLDTVLTGMQSAPKMGPYDLLESLSSHGPTALSSSSSCRSDLNELDHIMEIIVGS, encoded by the coding sequence ATGTTCCCGAAGGGCACCAAACGTAAGTTTTCAGACTCCGGAGAGGAGCCGGTCCCCAGCGGTGACCCGGGCCCCGTGGTTTCATCTGCTGCAGCGGCTCGGACGCTGTCATCCTCCTACAGCCTGCAGCGGCAGTCGCTTCTCGACATGTCGCTCATTAAGCTGCAGCTCTGCCACATGCTGGTGGAGCCCAACCTGTGCCGCTCGGTGCTCATTGCCAACACGGTGCGGCAGATCCAGGAGGAGATGACCCAGGACGGCACCTGGCAGATCATGACCCAGGCACTGGCGGCTGCGCAGTGTCCCGCAGACCGCCTGGTGGCCACCGAGGTGCTGTGTCGGCAAACGGATGCGGCGGCGCAGGCCGGGCAGAGCCCCAAACCGTTTTCGGTGGTGGGTTTGGAGGACGGGTACCGCTCAGAGGAGGCGGTGATGGAGGGAGATGTGGAGTCCGAGGTCAACATGTCCACATTGTCGCCCGTTTCGCCTCAGCTCACCTCTGCATCTTACCTCGCCGGCCCCTTCGGCATGGGGCCCTgctgggaggaagaggaggaagagtgtgatgaagatgaggaggaggacagCGAGGAGTGTGTGTCAGAAGGAGAGGACGGAGACCGGGACCACCTGACTGCAGACTCCAGAACAGGAGAGCAGGTTTTTGGGACCTTTGAGATCAAGCACCCGGCGCCGCCTCCTGATCCAGCACTGGAGGAACTGTTTTCAGACGTGGACCCATCCTATTATGACCTCGACACGGTGCTGACAGGAATGCAGAGCGCTCCAAAGATGGGGCCTTACGACCTGCTGGAGAGCCTCTCCTCTCACGGGCCCACGGCCctgagctccagctccagctgtaGGTCGGATCTGAACGAACTGGACCACATCATGGAAATCATAGTGGGATCCTGA
- the LOC115414186 gene encoding cell division cycle-associated protein 4: MLGRGVKRKWSCLEELEAEAVQAAVMEEKQQNAEEDGEDDAGFLASPSRSDMSHLQQRQLVLGLCLEKLQRYQAGVELSLRRSVLLINTLRQIQDDIQSDGEESPDVLLGGDSCLLRDSIREDVAITCPGCAEDGVESPPLLPEFPTQEVNGLSEQQKPLPAATISAFSDAVNAMGYLSDLALDDIFEDIDTSMYETSELPAAWASGSLWPAWADEDVKVRSAGHASAGSLQSCLMDLNELDHIMEILVKS, translated from the coding sequence ATGTTGGGTCGTGGCGTGAAGCGGAAGTGGAGTTGCCTGGAGGAGCTGGAGGCCGAGGCCGTCCAGGCTGCGGTGATGGAGGAGAAGCAGCAGAACGCGGAGGAAGACGGTGAGGACGACGCCGGGTTCCTGGCGTCTCCGTCCAGGTCGGACATGAGCCACCTGCAGCAGAGGCAGCTGGTCCTGGGCCTGTGCCTGGAGAAGCTGCAGCGCTACCAGGCCGGCGTGGAGCTCAGCCTGCGCCGCTCCGTGTTACTCATCAACACGCTCCGGCAGATCCAGGATGACATACAGAGCGACGGCGAGGAAAGCCCGGATGTGCTCCTGGGCGGAGACTCCTGCCTTCTCAGGGACAGCATCAGGGAGGACGTGGCCATAACGTGCCCCGGGTGTGCAGAGGACGGCGTAGAGAGCCCGCCTCTGCTCCCAGAATTCCCTACTCAGGAGGTGAACGGTTTGTCCGAGCAGCAGAAACCGCTTCCCGCCGCCACGATCAGTGCTTTTAGTGATGCAGTCAACGCCATGGGCTACCTCAgcgacctcgccctggacgacaTCTTTGAGGACATCGATACGTCCATGTATGAGACGTCGGAGCTGCCCGCCGCCTGGGCGTCGGGGTCTCTGTGGCCCGCGTGGGCGGACGAGGACGTTAAAGTGCGCTCTGCGGGACACGCCTCCGCCGGGAGTCTCCAGTCGTGTCTGATGGACCTGAACGAGCTGGACCACATCATGGAGATCCTGGTCAAGTCCTGA